The genomic stretch GACGCCCTCTTTGACATCAGGGCTGGCGCCCATGATGAGGATGCCGCGGGAGTCGGCCATGTGCGCTTTCATCGGGTGGTCGGCGACGAGCCCGCGCCACAGGAGCTGGCGGCTGAGGGCGACGGAGACGGCGGAGGTGTTGTCGGCGATTTCGCGGGCGAGGGCATAGGCGGCGGGCAGCAGCTCTTCGGGCGGGTGGACGGAGCGGACGAGGCGGCCGCGGAGCGCCTCCTGGGCGTCGAAGACGCGGCCGGTGGCGACCCACTCCATCGCCTGCTGGATGCCGACGGCGCGGGGGAGGAACCAGGAGCTGGCGGCCTCTGGGACGATGCCGCGCCGGGCGAAGACGAAGCCGAAGCGGGCGTTTTCGCTGGCGAGGCGGACATCCATGGCGAGGGTCATGGTCACGCCAACGCCGACCGCCGGGCCGTTGATCGCGGCGATGATTGGCTTCTTCAGTTCGAAGATACGGAGGGTGACCATGCCGCCGCCGTCGCGGTACTCGCGGATGTCGGCGGGGCGGCCGCGGGCCCCGGCATCGAAGGTGGAGGGCCCGGCAGAGAGGTCGGCGCCGGCGCAGAACGCGCGGCCGCGGCCGGTGACGACGATGACGCGGACGGCGTCGTCGGCGTCGGCTTCGTCGAAGGCGGCGATGAGCTCGCGCTGCATGGTGGCCGTGAAGGCGTTGAGCTGCTCTGGGCGGTCGAGGGTGATGGTGAGGATACCGTCGGAGAGTTCGGTTGCGATGTGTTCGTAGGGCATGGAGGGGATTTTGGGGAGGCGGCGCACGAATGTCGAACGATATGACGTGCTACACTGGTGATACGTCACGTTGTGTGCGGCCCGCCGGGTGCGCCCGGGAGCTGGCAGGGGCCGCAGCGGATGTCTTCATTTTCTTGACGCGATGTATTCCGCCGGTTTCCCTGCGGGGAGAGAACGAGCCGGCGGCGAAGAACAGGACGTGAAACTGACCAGGCTGATCGACACGATTGCGCGCCCCTTCCGGCGG from Tepidiforma thermophila encodes the following:
- a CDS encoding crotonase/enoyl-CoA hydratase family protein — translated: MPYEHIATELSDGILTITLDRPEQLNAFTATMQRELIAAFDEADADDAVRVIVVTGRGRAFCAGADLSAGPSTFDAGARGRPADIREYRDGGGMVTLRIFELKKPIIAAINGPAVGVGVTMTLAMDVRLASENARFGFVFARRGIVPEAASSWFLPRAVGIQQAMEWVATGRVFDAQEALRGRLVRSVHPPEELLPAAYALAREIADNTSAVSVALSRQLLWRGLVADHPMKAHMADSRGILIMGASPDVKEGVAAFLEKRKPNFTMSVSKDLPDLFPFYKTPEFE